ACTTATAGTAGCGATATTGCGACCCAGAGGATAGTTTCCTATTGACTAAAACATAGATGTAGTGTTTCACTAAGGAGTATTCTGCAAGACTACACTATATATCGCATATTGCAGTTTCTCCGAACTCAGCTTTAACTCAAGCATCTGGATAAAAGTGACTTTATGATTGCTCAGCTAGAGACCCCAACCGTTCATTCTCCTTGCCAACCACCATACACAGTTGAAGGATTAGTACAAGTCTTTACTTGCTCTCGTCGTACCTTTTTGACAAGCGTGATGGCACAGGCTTTAAGGGTTTCCGGTCAAGGGACTCCAGCGCTCATCGTCCAATTTCTCAAAGGTGGGATAAATCAGGGTCATTGTCATCCAGTTAAGTTGGGGCAAAACTTGGATTGGATTCGCTGCAATCTTCCCCGTTGCATTGACACGCCACAATTAGACGAATCCGAAAACCGTTCTTTACAAGAACTGTGGCAGCATACGCGCCAAGTT
This window of the Chroococcidiopsis thermalis PCC 7203 genome carries:
- a CDS encoding P-loop NTPase family protein, whose product is MIAQLETPTVHSPCQPPYTVEGLVQVFTCSRRTFLTSVMAQALRVSGQGTPALIVQFLKGGINQGHCHPVKLGQNLDWIRCNLPRCIDTPQLDESENRSLQELWQHTRQVVSQGQYSLVVLDELSVAVEFGLIPLAEVLDFIQNRPKHVDVILTGSNMPQPVLDVADQITEVRRSHQM